One Streptomyces fagopyri DNA window includes the following coding sequences:
- a CDS encoding TIGR03086 family metal-binding protein, whose protein sequence is MTHDTTDDTTPDTTRTAKPAASAAAPPTDPRGGLFKAVELTGLTLAALRPEQYDTVTPCPDYTVRDMANHVVSVLRRVAVLGAGGSFMSVPHFAEDVADGDWAKAWAEATREFDAVWRDPAVLGRQIGLPWGPVPGAVASVIYTNEFVLHAWDLAKASGQSPEWDPEMLAAPLASMHRAVPAEPRGGQVPFGPVVEVHENAPDIDRLVGWYGRRP, encoded by the coding sequence ATGACTCACGACACGACTGACGACACGACTCCCGACACGACCCGGACCGCGAAGCCCGCCGCCTCCGCCGCGGCCCCGCCCACCGACCCTCGTGGCGGCCTGTTCAAGGCCGTCGAACTGACCGGGCTCACGCTCGCCGCGCTCCGACCCGAGCAGTACGACACCGTCACCCCGTGTCCCGACTACACGGTCCGCGACATGGCCAACCACGTGGTGTCGGTGCTGCGCCGGGTCGCGGTCCTGGGCGCCGGCGGCTCCTTCATGAGCGTTCCGCACTTCGCCGAGGACGTCGCCGACGGTGACTGGGCCAAGGCCTGGGCCGAGGCGACGCGGGAGTTCGACGCCGTCTGGCGGGACCCCGCCGTGCTGGGCCGCCAGATCGGTCTGCCCTGGGGCCCGGTCCCCGGTGCGGTCGCCTCGGTGATCTACACCAACGAGTTCGTGCTGCACGCCTGGGACCTGGCCAAGGCTTCCGGCCAGAGCCCCGAGTGGGACCCGGAGATGCTCGCCGCGCCGCTGGCGTCCATGCACCGGGCCGTGCCCGCGGAACCCCGCGGCGGCCAGGTGCCGTTCGGACCGGTGGTGGAGGTGCACGAGAACGCTCCCGACATCGACAGGCTGGTGGGCTGGTACGGCCGCCGTCCCTGA
- a CDS encoding helix-turn-helix transcriptional regulator, which produces MKADRLVATLLLLQARGRVTVREVAEELEVSERTARRDLEALTSAGVPVYSQRGRGGGWSLVGGARTDLTGFTSREIGALFLAAGPLSASPELRAALRKLMRAVPAPMRPHAEAASKAILVDGLDWSRTAGGSGPHRHALERAVLDGRQVLLGYAYADRATAEGDLGDDGPGRRWPVERAAGERVIGERAAGERAAGERTVDPLGLVSKAGRWYLVAGTGEGLRTFRLSRVTSVEPTGAPVLRPEGFELAAAWRELVSEVEQRLSAASVRAHADPDALPVLRQLLGGRLRTGEVQPDGRVAFTADGPSVEVLAAQLAGLGARIEVLDPPEARESLVRLGRSLTAVYGGQDDPRRDSRFPLGTYYVHDASVPVMAANR; this is translated from the coding sequence GTGAAGGCCGACCGTCTGGTGGCGACCCTGCTGCTGCTCCAGGCGCGCGGCCGGGTGACCGTGCGCGAGGTGGCCGAGGAGCTGGAGGTGTCCGAGCGCACCGCGCGCCGCGACCTGGAGGCGCTCACCAGCGCCGGCGTGCCCGTCTACTCGCAGCGGGGCAGGGGCGGCGGGTGGAGCCTGGTCGGCGGCGCCCGCACCGATCTGACCGGTTTCACCTCGCGGGAGATCGGGGCGCTGTTCCTGGCCGCGGGGCCTTTGTCGGCCTCTCCCGAACTGCGGGCGGCGCTGCGCAAGTTGATGCGTGCCGTGCCCGCGCCCATGCGACCGCATGCCGAGGCCGCCTCCAAGGCCATTCTCGTCGACGGTCTCGACTGGTCACGTACGGCGGGCGGCAGCGGACCCCACCGGCATGCCCTGGAACGGGCGGTACTGGACGGCCGGCAGGTCCTGTTGGGGTACGCGTACGCCGACCGAGCCACGGCTGAAGGGGACTTGGGGGACGACGGCCCTGGCCGGCGGTGGCCGGTCGAGCGGGCGGCCGGTGAGCGGGTGATCGGTGAGCGGGCGGCCGGTGAGCGGGCGGCCGGTGAGCGGACGGTGGATCCGCTCGGGCTGGTGTCCAAGGCCGGCCGTTGGTATCTGGTGGCGGGGACCGGGGAGGGGCTGCGCACCTTCCGGCTCAGCCGCGTCACCTCCGTGGAGCCGACCGGCGCGCCGGTGCTGCGTCCGGAGGGGTTCGAACTCGCCGCCGCGTGGCGGGAACTGGTGTCCGAGGTGGAGCAACGGCTGTCCGCCGCGAGCGTACGGGCCCATGCCGACCCGGACGCCCTGCCGGTGCTGCGCCAACTGCTCGGCGGCCGGCTCCGCACCGGCGAGGTCCAGCCCGACGGCCGGGTCGCCTTCACCGCCGACGGTCCCTCGGTGGAGGTACTGGCCGCCCAGCTCGCGGGCCTCGGCGCCCGGATCGAGGTGCTCGACCCTCCCGAGGCGCGCGAGTCGCTCGTACGTCTCGGGCGGTCGCTCACCGCCGTGTACGGCGGGCAGGACGACCCGCGAAGGGATAGTCGCTTTCCTCTAGGTACCTACTATGTTCACGATGCTAGCGTTCCGGTCATGGCTGCGAACCGCTGA